The DNA region TGCGCGCGAAACCGTGAACTGGGTCGTTGCAGGAAGTTTGGCAAAACAACTCCTTCCCGAAAATGTGGAGATTAATGCTTACGTTTCTTCGGTAGGCGAAATTTTCTGCGAGAAACCTTATCAGGATTTAGATTTTTCTAAAACCGATTCCAATGAAGTTCGCTGTCCCGACTCGGAAACTGCCGAGAAGATGATTTCTAAAATTAAAGAGATTCGGAAGGAAGGAAACACGATCGGCGGAACCATTACCTGCGTCATCAAAAATCTTCCTGCAGGAATCGGCGAACCTGTTTTCGGGAAACTTCAGGCAGAACTGGCAAAAGCGATGATGAACATTAACGCGGCAAAAGGTTTCGAATACGGAAGCGGTTTTTGTGGCGCAAAGATGACGGGAAAGGAGCACAACGATTTATTCAACAAAGATTTCAGCACCAAAACCAATCTTTCGGGCGGGATCCAGGGTGGAATTTCAAACGGGATGGACATCTATTTCCGTGTCGCGTTCAAACCTGTGGCAACGATTTTGCGTCCGCAGGAAAGTTTTGACAAAGACGGCAATCCCGTCATCCTCGAAGGAAAAGGAAGACACGATCCGTGCGTTTTGCCGAGAGCTGTTCCCATT from Chryseobacterium suipulveris includes:
- the aroC gene encoding chorismate synthase, encoding MFSLGNFLTLSTFGESHGIAYGGIITNFPAGLKVDFDEVQKQLDRRKPGQSSIVTQRKESDTVKFLSGIFEGKTTGTPIGFIIENENQKSKDYGHLENTFRPSHADFTYDQKFGFRDYRGGGRSSARETVNWVVAGSLAKQLLPENVEINAYVSSVGEIFCEKPYQDLDFSKTDSNEVRCPDSETAEKMISKIKEIRKEGNTIGGTITCVIKNLPAGIGEPVFGKLQAELAKAMMNINAAKGFEYGSGFCGAKMTGKEHNDLFNKDFSTKTNLSGGIQGGISNGMDIYFRVAFKPVATILRPQESFDKDGNPVILEGKGRHDPCVLPRAVPIVENLAAFVLADLFLINQLRKI